The sequence GTATCTTTAAATACTGGACAGAATAAGCGATGCATCTCATTTTCCTTTTGGCGTGATCATAATTCAGGATAAAACGTTTAGCAAGAAGATGGTAACGATAATCGTCGCGAACCAAGCACGAATTTTCATGGCACTAGAAACGTAACTGTGGGCTATCTCGGCTCTGGTCAGCGAACCCAAAGGTACTTCTGCTGCGATCCGAGGACTCCTCTCCGAAATCCTGGTAACAAGCTTTTCTGTTTCTGTCACGCAAGCTCGTAATTGCAGCGCCGACAACTTCTTGGTAACGGGTTGTACAACGATGAAGATATCGCGATCCGGTGTCATCATGCCACGAACAGCGCATTGTGCTACTTGCAGCTGGCGACCTAGAGCGATCAGGAGAGCCTCTAAAGTGACGGAGTCCTTGTCAGTTTCCTCGTCCATCATATAGTAGATCCTGTCCAACTATAAGCGAAGAAATGAATGTTCAAAAAAGATTAACTGAGTCCAAAAgtcaaaagtttatataaattaatcactattgtaatttacaaaaacaTGTATATCCCAAAACAACGCAatcatctaaaaaataattcgaaaatCTGAAAGACATATGTACCTGTTTCTTCGAGTAGAACAATCTTGCCGCTCCTCCGCAGACAGGACAACAAGCTCCGGGAGGGGTGACCCCGATACAATACGGTTCCTCCAAGGCAGGACATTGCACGGCGTCGCTGCAACGAGGTCTCGCCTGATCTCCTATGAGACCGACGGCGACGCAAGGACCTTGATAGTCCACGACGGTTCTTTCAGCCCAAGCCGCGCATTCGTTAGCGTAGACCTCGCCGTTGATGCCGCACACCGGACCACGAAGGCTGCACCCCTTCAGACAAGGTCCTCTGTAACTCAAGGTGGCTCCAGCTCGGATCATCGCGCATACGGAGGGATACTGGCGATTCTCCCGATCGCAGACTGGTCCACTGGACTCGTCGCGCGGATTGCAGTCTATCGGCACACACTCGTATTGCCGACACGGTTTATGCAAACGCGACAGGCAGACCCTGGGTCTACGGACGCACTTCTCCGAGCTGTCGCAGGGATTGGGCATACAGGGATCCCTACTGGAACAGCTGCCGAATTCCACCTCGGTGGCCGACAGCTCGGCGCACTTCGCTAGGCAGGCGGACGCGAAGGTGAAGCCCAGCCTGCCGCAAACCGGAACGTAATGAGCCGGACAGTCGCAGGGTAAAGACGGCGTTCGCAACTCGCCACAGCTTCTCTTGGAGCACGTGAATTCGCCCTCGAAACAGTGACAGGGATTACACTCGAGGTAGAAATTGGCTTTGTGTTGGATGAACCGGTCGTGCACCCAGCAGGATTTGAAGTTGAAGCAGTTGAGGGTACGGCACTTCTCCAGGCCACGCGTCGTGCACTGACAGATCTTCAGGCAACCCTGCTGATCGAATCGCGGGATCTGGATCCAGGATCCGACCGGTACCAACTGCTTCGACATCTCGCCGAGGGAACAAGCTGGCACGCAACGATAGATCTTGGCGCCATTCGGTTGGAGCATGCAGAGCTGGCCCTGTGGGCAAGGATTCCGCTTGCAGGGCGTCGTGATGTCCTCATCGGGATGAATCACAGCCTCGTCGTCCTGTGGATCGTCTAGGAACGGCCGTAACGAGACGCACGGCGCGTCCGGTCTTCCCGGCGACAGCTTGGCGCACAAGGTAGCCGCTGTGTGAGGTCCGGTAATCGCACTCCAGTCCACGCAGCTCGCCATCAGCTCCAAACAATCCTCGCGGCAGAGCCGCGTCTCGTGAATTCTCGTCTCGCAAGGTCGCAGCTGCAGAAGACAGGCCGCCGCGCGTAGAGTCTCTGCTGGGCAGGAAGCGGCAGCGCGCACCGGCACACCTAAACCGCGAATAATGCCTCCTCTGGACCAATGATCAGCCTCCCATTTGGCCGCCTCGTCGGCCGCATTCGTGCATGTTCTagcaagaaattaaatattcgattACGACAAACGCAAGTTTCTAAAGAGATTTTTATCAACGTTACTAATTGGAGTTGATTTTTATGCTCAAATTCTGAAACTCCTAAGCTTGAGCTTACTTGCAGACTATTGATATGTCGAGACCTTAGTCACACTCACGATTCATACCTAAACAAAGTCGTAGGTCTGTCGTTAAACCGTGCACAATAAGACAACCCGGAGCAGCCCATCTCACAGGAGTCATCCGCGTCTTCGAGACACCTCCTCAGTTCACCCTCTAAACTGGACGAGAGGCACAGTGCGTCCAGTTGTAGCCAGGCGGTCTCCCAGTCTGCCTGGAAGGCCCGCCAGCACAAACTCTGGCAGGAGGGCCTCGTCGCCTTCGTGCAACATGCCAGTTTGCCGGCGTCCAAGGGTAACCGCGCCGGCTTCGTCGAGCCCGATTTCAGCAAGCAGCTCCACATCGGCGACTGTGGTAACACGGGACTGCACTTCTCCGCCAGGGCGTCCATGATCTCCTGGTCGGTCGTCGCGGTGTGGAGAGTTCTGCGACACGTGTCCAGGCACGCTGGAGTCGTCGCTTCCTCACAACAGTGCAAATCTGTAGAGATAGAATTAGCTAAATTCTATGACAtagataaatcaaataatcaaTCGTTTGCTGATGTCAGTCGATAAACAATTATTGCTACTGAACTCAAATTCGATAATTAATGCGCCTACTCCATAGAATCacgattttttataaaattttaactaacGTTGCTTCGGATCCTCAGCATGCTTCACTTCGGCTACGCCCTTTAGACACTTGGGAACCTGATGGAAACAACCCTTGCTGCTGTACAGCTTCAAGCTAGATTGCTTGCCGGGCTTGTAAAAGATATCCTTGCAGATAGCCCTGCACGTATCATTGGAAACGTTGTTGCAGCATCGTTCGGCTTCCTCGCGCTTTTCCAGACAAAAGAAAAACTCGGGCTCGTCGCTCGGTCGGCAGGATTCGTTCAGATCGTTTGTGGAACCGGACAGGGCGCAGGTCGTGCGACATGTTGGATTCTGAGCGAGACGGCAGCATCCTCGACCCGTCCAATTCTCGTTCCTCTTGAGCTCTGTAGAATTCAAATAACTCGGTATTTTTGCGGTAACATTTGTTGCACACTTGGATACCCAGAACGCTTACCATTTAACGTCGTGTTCACGCAGGACCAAAAATccaactgaaaaaaaaagattcgagCGTGAGAGATGatagttgtaaaaaaagagaggaaaaagaaagaaaggaaatgaTGAAGAAAGTGAAGTGGCACAATCGAGCGACCGCGAGTCCCGAGATCATCTTTCATAAAATCGTCaccgcgaaataaaaaaaaacgtggaTCGCGTTACAAACATCCTAAATCGTTTAAGGCGCCCATTGTCGAGAGGCTTCCGATCCAGATCTGAGCTGAATAAAGAGAAGCGAGTGTCGATCGCGTGGGATCGAgtcttagaaataaaaatcgtgTGGCAACTCACCAGCTCCGTGGAACAGAACTCCAGTAGACGTTGAGTGGCGTTTTCTCTCACTTCGATCTCGGCACCCAGGACTACCAgggatatctgtacaaaattgcGACGAAATTACCTTAACAAAAGGATGCGAGTTGCGATAGAATTACAAAGAAAGGTCATATagcatgaataaaatttatttcagaacAACACCGTCTCGGAGATCTAAAATTACTTCGCAGGAAAGAATATAAATGGTAATAAAGTAGCGACAGAAGAAACTCATTGCataaatgtgtaaattattCCGACGAGTTTGGATTTCGAGGCGTTAACTTTAATGTTTGCCTCGGCTGACTCGAATCGAGCGTCGAGGACTTCCCAAATTCGAAATGCAGCGCGGCGCATTAGCGGCTATTAAGAATCAAGGACACGAATGCAGCGCGCGGGCCCCGCGATTTCCTGTTGCCCGTCACTGAATGACAATCGTCCTCGGGGGCTCGGGGCTTGGGGGCCAGATATCGCTCTCGCGCGTTTCGTCCTCATCTCGGATTCAATCGATGTCCTCCGCGAGGACACGCCGGATCCACTCGGTATGTCCATCACGGTCAAGAGTTACGACCATCCATCAACATGCGGTGGGTCCTCGACGGGCCCTGGCGATAGACACAGTCAAAGGTCACACTCGACCGCGGAACGTAAATCATCGATCACTccttcgtatatttttttcgagtagcaattttttaaattaatttgcagTTTCGTCCAAGACGACaaatcgtatatttttattaaaataacagtgtacagagaaaaaaaagaagtcaaATCAAAACTTGTATACTCGTGTATAAGCAACAATCTacaatcttcttataagaatttcaatttttatttcaacttttgtttttggttgaactatataaaatgactttattcaagcaagttttcttggCTTAtaatttaacgcaatataatctcatctcaagattatatattcatgCGTATATATACGAGTTTTCTGTGTATGTTACGAGCTATGTTAAACGCGATTATGTGTTTGTGAtggcatttttattaatttctttactaaagggaactttattttataatttagtaaTCCGGCCATATTTCCAGAATATTTCTAAGTTAGGgtattataaatgttagaGGTGAAAGTGATGTGGAGCTGAGAAAACGTACGACGTACGTATTTCCGTCGCGGTATATTCTGGGAGGTATGCGCAGCCGGGTCACGTTGCCATCTTGAAAGGGTGCATTTTCCACACTGGCAAATTTTTCGCGGCGGTTTTAACGCCGAGAAATATGTTGGTggtgaaaaatttctattttctgcTGAACATAAACGTGTGAAGTTCACAATTCTCGAATAATGATGAACGATAAAGTGACGCGAgtgacgaaaaataatatcaccGTTTCTCCGTTTTTGATATCGCAAATGAAACTGACATAGAAAATACTATCGTTCGCAAAAATCTAAAATGAACTACTTTGAAGCTCATATATCTCGGACCAGTAGATAAATCAGGCCTCGACTGCCTCCGAGCG is a genomic window of Temnothorax longispinosus isolate EJ_2023e unplaced genomic scaffold, Tlon_JGU_v1 HiC_scaffold_107, whole genome shotgun sequence containing:
- the Reck gene encoding reversion-inducing-cysteine-rich protein with kazal motifs — translated: MVHASKMRCSMMLMLTAIATIFAPVAGNPFLDAAQEMSCCSLAAGSCRNVCSKISLVVLGAEIEVRENATQRLLEFCSTELLDFWSCVNTTLNELKRNENWTGRGCCRLAQNPTCRTTCALSGSTNDLNESCRPSDEPEFFFCLEKREEAERCCNNVSNDTCRAICKDIFYKPGKQSSLKLYSSKGCFHQVPKCLKGVAEVKHAEDPKQHLHCCEEATTPACLDTCRRTLHTATTDQEIMDALAEKCSPVLPQSPMWSCLLKSGSTKPARLPLDAGKLACCTKATRPSCQSLCWRAFQADWETAWLQLDALCLSSSLEGELRRCLEDADDSCEMGCSGLSYCARFNDRPTTLFRTCTNAADEAAKWEADHWSRGGIIRGLGVPVRAAASCPAETLRAAACLLQLRPCETRIHETRLCREDCLELMASCVDWSAITGPHTAATLCAKLSPGRPDAPCVSLRPFLDDPQDDEAVIHPDEDITTPCKRNPCPQGQLCMLQPNGAKIYRCVPACSLGEMSKQLVPVGSWIQIPRFDQQGCLKICQCTTRGLEKCRTLNCFNFKSCWVHDRFIQHKANFYLECNPCHCFEGEFTCSKRSCGELRTPSLPCDCPAHYVPVCGRLGFTFASACLAKCAELSATEVEFGSCSSRDPCMPNPCDSSEKCVRRPRVCLSRLHKPCRQYECVPIDCNPRDESSGPVCDRENRQYPSVCAMIRAGATLSYRGPCLKGCSLRGPVCGINGEVYANECAAWAERTVVDYQGPCVAVGLIGDQARPRCSDAVQCPALEEPYCIGVTPPGACCPVCGGAARLFYSKKQLDRIYYMMDEETDKDSVTLEALLIALGRQLQVAQCAVRGMMTPDRDIFIVVQPVTKKLSALQLRACVTETEKLVTRISERSPRIAAEVPLGSLTRAEIAHSYVSSAMKIRAWFATIIVTIFLLNVLS